From the genome of Halomonas sp. MCCC 1A13316, one region includes:
- a CDS encoding peroxiredoxin, whose product MSLRIGDIAPDFTAQTTQGTVNFHEWIGDGWCILFSHPKDFTPVCTTELGYMAKLKPEFDKRNTKIIGLSVDPVDNHAAWSKDIEETQGTAPNYPMIGDDNLEVAKLYDMLPAEETGSAEGRTPTENATVRSVFIIGPDKKVKAMLVYPMTSGRDFNEVLRLLDSIQLNAKHTVATPVNWRPGEDVIIPPAVSDEEAKKKYPEGFTTLKPYLRTVKQPQ is encoded by the coding sequence ATGAGTCTTAGAATCGGCGATATCGCGCCCGATTTCACTGCGCAAACTACCCAAGGCACCGTGAACTTTCATGAATGGATCGGTGACGGCTGGTGCATTCTCTTCTCGCATCCTAAGGATTTCACTCCGGTGTGCACCACCGAGCTGGGCTACATGGCAAAGCTCAAGCCGGAGTTCGACAAGCGCAACACAAAGATCATCGGCCTTTCGGTGGACCCGGTGGACAATCACGCCGCCTGGTCCAAGGACATCGAGGAAACCCAGGGCACGGCGCCCAACTATCCGATGATCGGCGACGACAACCTCGAGGTCGCCAAGCTCTACGACATGCTGCCAGCCGAGGAGACCGGCAGCGCCGAGGGCCGCACCCCGACTGAAAACGCCACGGTACGCTCGGTGTTCATCATCGGCCCGGACAAGAAGGTCAAGGCAATGCTGGTCTACCCCATGACCTCAGGCCGTGATTTCAACGAGGTCTTGCGTTTGCTCGACTCGATCCAGCTCAATGCCAAGCACACCGTTGCCACGCCGGTGAACTGGCGCCCGGGCGAAGACGTAATTATCCCCCCGGCGGTCAGCGACGAGGAGGCGAAGAAAAAATACCCGGAGGGCTTCACTACGCTCAAGCCCTACCTGCGCACGGTCAAACAGCCTCAGTAA
- a CDS encoding ketopantoate reductase family protein gives MNDFPHLIVGPGALGRLLAMYLADVVPVTLAGRRTLPAGQTLTTPEGTCRSRQLAALEVDRLPPETPAFLHLTTKAYATEAAYAAAMARLPGTPTLVLWQNGYQVQPELDRRHPGPVLCASTTEGAWVHGDEGVTHAGRGITYIGDLAHRHAPLCRELAALFGQAGLAAKAVDDIGTRLWHKLAVNAAINPLVARFRIRNGQLRDRPFRPMVERIIDEVAKIMTAEGVVTPALGWHALVWQVIAATANNRASMLQDVMAGRPTEREAILQPLLSAALRHGIATPNLSELDDFLARDAHSQR, from the coding sequence ATGAACGACTTTCCCCACCTGATCGTCGGCCCCGGCGCCCTGGGCCGGCTGCTGGCCATGTACCTGGCTGATGTCGTGCCGGTGACGCTGGCCGGCCGCCGCACGTTGCCTGCCGGGCAGACCCTGACCACACCGGAAGGCACGTGCCGCTCACGCCAGCTTGCCGCGCTCGAAGTCGACCGGCTGCCGCCCGAGACGCCCGCCTTCCTGCACCTGACCACCAAGGCCTATGCCACCGAAGCCGCCTACGCCGCTGCCATGGCCCGGCTGCCCGGCACGCCGACGCTGGTGCTGTGGCAGAACGGCTACCAGGTACAGCCCGAGCTCGACCGCCGCCATCCGGGTCCGGTGCTGTGCGCCTCGACCACTGAAGGCGCCTGGGTCCATGGCGATGAAGGGGTGACCCATGCCGGTCGCGGCATCACGTATATCGGCGACCTCGCCCATCGCCATGCGCCGCTCTGCCGCGAGCTGGCCGCACTATTCGGCCAGGCGGGGCTGGCCGCCAAAGCAGTCGACGACATCGGGACCCGTCTGTGGCACAAGCTGGCGGTGAACGCTGCCATCAATCCGCTGGTGGCCCGCTTTCGCATCCGCAATGGCCAACTGCGCGACCGCCCGTTCCGCCCCATGGTGGAACGTATCATCGACGAAGTCGCCAAGATCATGACCGCCGAAGGCGTCGTAACCCCTGCATTGGGCTGGCATGCCCTGGTATGGCAGGTAATCGCTGCAACCGCCAACAACCGCGCCTCCATGCTGCAGGACGTAATGGCCGGGAGACCCACCGAACGCGAGGCCATTCTTCAGCCCCTGCTGTCCGCCGCCCTACGGCATGGGATCGCCACCCCCAACCTGAGTGAACTCGACGATTTCCTGGCGCGAGATGCACATTCCCAGCGTTGA
- a CDS encoding DNA topoisomerase III, translated as MRLIIAEKPSLARAIAEALPGGARREDGALHAGETVVTWCLGHLLEQAPPDAYDPAFKQWRLDHLPILPTRWQLSPRPKAKGQLAVIRKLLKQAGEVVHAGDPDREGQLLVQEVIEYLGWKGPVARLLVSDLNRPAIQRALARLEDNAHYLPLYRAAESRSRADWLYGINLTRAWTLTGRQAGHDGVLSVGRVQTPVLGLVVRRDAEIRDFRPYPFYVLWADLAVTGGQLRAWWQPVEHHRLDDQGRLLERAPAEALAAQLPGAEGKLTSLESRQKRQSAPLPYSLSALQVDAARRFGLSAQAVLDICQRLYERHKLITYPRSDCRYLPEEHLAQARATLASACSQDETLRGWLAGADFALRSKAWDDKKVGAHHALAPTGKPAELERLERAEADVFRLIARNVLAQFYSPLIVREVKAEFTLLGERFRASGQEVLQPGWKPLFTTRDEAPPLPPLTEGEGCRVMACEVEDRETRPPEPFNDASLIKAMMNIARYVDDPEVRRTLREHDGLGTEATRAGIIETLIERGFLVRQKKTLRATRLGTGLIASLPEAASRPERTALWEQRLTAIAERDDDPAPFLASLIEDLHGLLGSADANHLRQAMATAQGEAAAAASRRHGASGKSRRGRSATGRTRRKPRSKA; from the coding sequence ATGCGCCTGATCATCGCCGAAAAACCCAGCCTGGCCCGCGCCATCGCCGAGGCCCTGCCGGGCGGGGCACGCCGTGAAGACGGTGCCCTTCACGCCGGTGAAACCGTGGTGACCTGGTGCCTGGGCCATCTGCTGGAGCAGGCACCTCCCGACGCTTACGACCCCGCGTTCAAGCAGTGGCGGCTGGATCACTTGCCGATCCTGCCGACACGCTGGCAACTCAGCCCGCGGCCCAAGGCCAAAGGGCAACTCGCCGTTATTCGCAAGCTGCTCAAGCAAGCCGGGGAAGTGGTGCATGCCGGCGACCCCGATCGCGAAGGGCAACTGCTGGTGCAGGAAGTCATCGAGTACCTGGGCTGGAAGGGGCCCGTGGCGCGTCTGCTGGTCAGCGACCTCAACCGGCCCGCGATACAGCGGGCCCTGGCGCGGCTGGAGGACAACGCCCACTACCTGCCGCTCTACCGTGCCGCCGAGTCGCGCTCGCGTGCCGACTGGCTGTACGGCATCAACCTGACCCGCGCCTGGACCCTGACCGGTCGCCAGGCCGGGCATGACGGCGTTCTCTCGGTGGGCCGGGTGCAGACCCCGGTACTCGGGCTGGTAGTGCGCCGCGACGCAGAGATCCGCGACTTCCGACCCTACCCCTTTTACGTGCTGTGGGCCGATCTGGCGGTTACCGGCGGGCAGCTGCGCGCCTGGTGGCAACCGGTCGAGCACCACCGCCTCGACGACCAGGGCCGTCTGCTCGAACGTGCTCCGGCCGAAGCGCTGGCAGCGCAACTGCCCGGCGCCGAGGGTAAGCTGACCTCGCTCGAGTCCCGCCAGAAGCGTCAATCCGCCCCGCTGCCCTATTCGCTTTCGGCATTACAGGTAGACGCTGCGCGGCGCTTCGGGCTTTCGGCCCAGGCCGTACTGGACATATGCCAACGCCTCTATGAACGCCACAAGCTGATCACCTACCCGCGTTCGGATTGTCGCTACCTGCCCGAGGAGCATCTGGCCCAGGCGCGCGCCACCCTGGCAAGCGCCTGCAGCCAGGACGAGACCCTACGCGGTTGGCTCGCCGGGGCAGATTTCGCCCTGCGCTCCAAGGCCTGGGACGACAAGAAGGTGGGCGCTCACCATGCGCTCGCCCCCACCGGCAAGCCGGCCGAACTCGAGCGCCTGGAGCGTGCCGAAGCCGACGTTTTCCGTCTGATAGCACGCAACGTGCTGGCCCAATTCTATTCCCCATTGATCGTGCGTGAAGTGAAGGCGGAATTCACCCTTCTAGGCGAGCGTTTTCGCGCCAGCGGCCAGGAGGTGCTCCAGCCGGGCTGGAAGCCGCTGTTCACCACCCGAGACGAGGCTCCGCCGCTGCCTCCTCTCACTGAGGGTGAAGGCTGCCGCGTGATGGCCTGTGAGGTCGAGGATCGTGAGACACGCCCTCCGGAACCCTTCAACGACGCCAGCTTGATCAAAGCGATGATGAATATCGCCCGCTACGTCGACGACCCCGAAGTCAGGCGCACCCTGCGTGAGCATGATGGCCTGGGTACCGAGGCGACCCGCGCCGGCATCATCGAGACGCTGATCGAGCGCGGCTTCCTGGTGCGTCAGAAGAAGACGCTGCGTGCGACTCGGCTGGGCACAGGCCTCATCGCCTCGTTGCCCGAGGCCGCGTCCCGCCCGGAGCGTACGGCCCTCTGGGAACAGAGGCTGACGGCCATCGCCGAGCGTGACGACGATCCAGCCCCCTTCCTTGCCTCGCTAATCGAAGACTTGCATGGCCTGCTGGGCAGCGCCGACGCGAATCACCTGCGCCAGGCCATGGCCACAGCCCAGGGCGAGGCCGCCGCAGCCGCATCGAGACGACACGGGGCGAGTGGCAAGAGCCGACGCGGCCGCAGCGCTACGGGGCGGACCCGACGCAAACCGCGCTCGAAGGCATGA
- a CDS encoding ABC1 kinase family protein, whose translation MRERGRTRRLLGLGARTGGTLLRSRLGGEADWRALGEALFEGLSELKGPAMKLAQIMAQWDDLLPPDLADELARLQRQAEPMPWESIRRTLVEQYGELDVHFREIEPRPFASASMGQVHRAVTQDGETLVLKVQYPGLAEVLESDLAQLRRIMRLGRWLKVSRARLDALFEELAASLRSELDYHAEALALARYRQRYAHMEGLLFPEPLPELSGPRVLAMRYVAGTPLRELEEEDAAVRQRVATTLADWLTEELFTYGELHADPHAGNFAVDAEGRLVIYDLGAVVEVPETHLKATMQLLDATLAADPMAMDDALRRLGGRQGKGAPLALYRESAEAVAPLFEPGPQDFSDVRVHRRLRDLTPKVWAAMDRLQPPADVLLLSRTLNGHYWNLVRLGARLDMHARTRPLLAWARR comes from the coding sequence ATGCGGGAGCGGGGAAGGACGCGACGGCTGTTGGGTCTCGGGGCGCGTACCGGCGGCACCCTGCTGCGCAGCCGGCTCGGTGGCGAGGCCGACTGGCGCGCGCTGGGTGAGGCGCTTTTCGAAGGGCTTTCCGAGCTGAAGGGGCCGGCCATGAAGTTGGCCCAGATCATGGCCCAATGGGACGACTTGCTGCCGCCGGATCTTGCCGACGAGCTGGCGCGCCTGCAGCGTCAGGCCGAGCCCATGCCATGGGAAAGCATACGCCGCACCCTGGTCGAGCAGTACGGCGAGCTGGACGTCCACTTTCGCGAGATCGAACCCAGGCCCTTCGCCAGTGCCTCCATGGGGCAGGTGCATCGTGCGGTGACCCAGGATGGCGAGACGCTGGTGCTCAAGGTGCAGTACCCGGGCCTGGCCGAAGTGCTGGAGAGCGACCTGGCCCAGCTTCGGCGCATCATGCGCCTCGGCCGTTGGCTCAAGGTATCCCGGGCGCGCCTGGACGCGTTGTTCGAGGAACTCGCCGCCAGCCTGCGCAGCGAACTCGATTATCACGCCGAGGCCCTCGCATTGGCGCGCTATCGGCAACGCTATGCTCATATGGAAGGCCTGCTGTTTCCCGAGCCATTACCCGAGCTCTCCGGCCCCCGTGTACTGGCCATGCGCTATGTGGCAGGCACGCCGCTGCGCGAGCTGGAAGAGGAGGACGCCGCCGTGCGGCAGCGTGTCGCCACGACCCTGGCCGACTGGCTCACCGAGGAGCTCTTCACCTATGGTGAGCTGCATGCCGATCCGCACGCCGGCAACTTTGCCGTCGATGCCGAGGGCCGGCTGGTGATCTACGACCTGGGTGCGGTGGTCGAGGTGCCGGAAACGCATCTGAAGGCAACGATGCAACTGCTCGATGCCACCCTGGCGGCCGACCCTATGGCCATGGACGACGCTCTGCGCCGACTGGGCGGCCGCCAGGGGAAGGGAGCACCGTTGGCGCTCTATCGCGAATCCGCCGAGGCAGTGGCGCCGCTGTTCGAGCCTGGGCCGCAGGACTTCTCCGATGTACGGGTGCATCGTCGCCTGCGCGACCTTACCCCCAAGGTGTGGGCCGCCATGGACCGCCTGCAGCCGCCAGCGGACGTGTTGCTGCTGTCGCGCACGCTGAACGGGCACTACTGGAACCTGGTACGCCTGGGGGCTCGCCTCGACATGCATGCCCGCACCCGTCCACTGCTGGCCTGGGCGCGACGATGA
- a CDS encoding SEC-C domain-containing protein, whose amino-acid sequence MLAVWVEQLLGYASGALAAIREEERYPAFMAWAREEGAVLMGGDLAMAQALAPILWSQTPLERAGFTCEPLARPGRNEPCWCDSGRKTKHCCGAVSMPAEVPDHLMWMLSLRDWKGPTLKAALESGNAPAQALLEAGLIAAETGQRGRAQQILESLFQRADWSRLPAQAEPAFELLIDLYQERGFIRKRAELLDEVLDRGPLFLRGVALERLCLMHLDNDDLDSARSAFVRAQQALPDSPTLAYIEAMLLLHEGHEEEAAERARFWFRRLARKGELEPDQLQFLADLAENPGATLADQLLNAEEDLAEPLAALQELLSELPTARGLDVRRTTAGELEYHSSAREDTLFAAWQKVFQVEVDDESALGLKGDPWVQAGDWLREICAHPEWLDSPRVVESLTLALTSRFGSLPWMSPSLFEPLADRLERWLERVREEGVGSFLWDSADNAVLLRTGLALVVGMERGARERSRRLAERLLSLDDQDSLGLQELVLDQLLREGRNRDALAVTETRRDDTPVLGLLMGRALALFRLERIDEANEALREVRHHNPHALPMLCAEQTRPVQLGPDSVAEPGTRAEAWQYRTLMRDQWRATPGALAWLQETLDD is encoded by the coding sequence ATGCTGGCAGTATGGGTGGAACAGCTGCTGGGCTATGCTTCGGGTGCCTTGGCAGCCATCCGTGAGGAGGAGCGCTATCCGGCTTTCATGGCCTGGGCGCGTGAGGAGGGTGCCGTGCTGATGGGCGGCGACCTGGCGATGGCCCAGGCGCTCGCACCCATCCTGTGGAGCCAGACCCCGCTCGAACGCGCCGGCTTCACCTGCGAGCCTTTGGCACGCCCAGGCCGCAACGAGCCCTGCTGGTGCGACTCCGGGCGCAAGACCAAACATTGCTGCGGGGCGGTCTCGATGCCTGCCGAAGTGCCCGACCACCTGATGTGGATGCTCTCGCTGCGCGACTGGAAGGGACCGACGCTCAAGGCCGCCCTGGAGAGCGGCAACGCCCCCGCCCAGGCCCTGCTCGAGGCTGGGCTCATCGCCGCCGAAACGGGCCAGCGTGGGCGTGCCCAACAGATCCTGGAATCGCTGTTCCAGCGGGCCGACTGGTCGCGCCTTCCGGCCCAGGCCGAGCCTGCCTTCGAACTGCTGATCGACCTCTACCAGGAGCGCGGCTTCATCCGCAAGCGCGCCGAACTGCTCGACGAAGTGCTCGATCGCGGCCCGCTGTTCCTGCGCGGCGTGGCCCTGGAGCGGCTGTGCCTGATGCACCTGGACAATGACGACCTGGATAGCGCCCGTTCCGCCTTCGTGAGAGCCCAGCAGGCCCTGCCCGATTCGCCGACCCTGGCTTATATCGAAGCCATGCTGCTGCTGCACGAGGGGCACGAAGAGGAAGCTGCCGAGCGTGCGCGCTTCTGGTTCCGGCGCCTGGCCCGCAAGGGCGAGCTGGAGCCCGACCAGCTGCAGTTCCTGGCCGACCTGGCGGAGAATCCCGGTGCTACCCTGGCCGATCAGTTGCTCAACGCCGAAGAGGACCTGGCGGAGCCGCTAGCCGCCTTGCAGGAGTTGCTGTCGGAACTGCCCACTGCGCGCGGTCTGGACGTGCGCCGGACCACCGCAGGGGAGCTTGAATATCACAGCAGTGCCCGGGAGGACACCTTGTTCGCCGCCTGGCAGAAGGTCTTCCAGGTGGAAGTGGATGACGAAAGCGCGCTGGGTCTCAAGGGCGATCCCTGGGTTCAGGCCGGCGACTGGCTGCGCGAGATCTGCGCCCACCCCGAATGGCTCGATTCGCCGCGGGTAGTGGAGTCGCTGACCCTGGCCCTGACCAGCCGCTTCGGCAGCCTGCCGTGGATGTCGCCGAGCCTGTTCGAGCCCTTGGCCGATCGGCTGGAGCGCTGGCTCGAGCGGGTCCGCGAAGAGGGCGTGGGCTCCTTCCTGTGGGATAGCGCCGACAATGCCGTGCTGCTGCGTACCGGTCTGGCGCTCGTGGTCGGCATGGAGCGGGGCGCCCGTGAGCGCTCCCGGCGCCTGGCCGAGCGCTTGCTGTCGCTCGATGACCAGGACAGCCTGGGCCTGCAGGAGCTGGTGCTCGACCAACTGCTGCGAGAAGGGCGCAACCGCGACGCTTTGGCCGTGACCGAGACCCGGCGCGACGATACCCCTGTGCTGGGGCTTCTCATGGGCCGGGCGCTAGCGCTGTTTCGGCTCGAGCGCATCGACGAGGCCAACGAGGCGCTGCGCGAAGTGCGCCACCACAATCCACATGCGTTGCCCATGCTCTGCGCTGAGCAGACCCGCCCGGTGCAGTTGGGCCCGGATAGCGTCGCCGAGCCTGGCACTCGCGCCGAGGCGTGGCAATATCGCACCCTGATGCGCGACCAGTGGCGTGCTACGCCGGGCGCCCTGGCTTGGCTGCAGGAGACGCTTGACGACTGA
- a CDS encoding AmpG family muropeptide MFS transporter — MTIPTAQRSWGAALAIYLRAPVITMLFLGFSAGLPFLLVFSTLSAWLRSDGVQVAAIGFFAWIGMLYSIKFFWAPVVDRLALPLLTRVLGQRRSWMLVAQAMIIGGLVGLANLEPQQNLTLVAAFALLVAFGSATQDIAIDAFRIESAPDDMQAAMASTYIIGYRGGLLAAGAGALYVASWLSWQAAYLSMALLVGVGVITVLLRPEPKRLSLTTQLIHEPRVRAFIRASRGKPRLLRRMGAWLIGAVVCPFTDFITRHRLKALWLLVFVAVFRISDLAMASMANPLYIDMGFSLETIANVTNVFGIAMSIGGGILGGLLVARYGIGPILILGATAATLTNLLFAALALAGQSLPMLVMAIVGDNLANGLASAVFIAFLSSLTSRAYTATQYALFSSLMTLPGKFLSGFGGLVVEAQGYATFFLISTALGLPAIALAIWISRDKELVPTPTPRAA; from the coding sequence ATGACCATCCCTACCGCTCAGCGCAGTTGGGGAGCCGCTTTGGCCATCTATCTTCGGGCTCCCGTGATCACCATGCTGTTCCTGGGGTTTTCGGCCGGCTTGCCGTTCCTACTGGTATTCTCGACCCTCTCTGCCTGGCTGCGCAGCGATGGTGTCCAGGTCGCGGCCATCGGCTTCTTCGCCTGGATCGGCATGCTCTATTCGATCAAGTTCTTCTGGGCGCCGGTGGTGGATCGCCTGGCCCTGCCGCTGCTGACGCGCGTCCTGGGCCAGCGACGTAGCTGGATGCTGGTGGCCCAGGCCATGATCATCGGCGGCCTGGTGGGCCTGGCAAATCTCGAACCACAGCAGAACCTGACGCTAGTGGCCGCTTTCGCTCTGCTGGTGGCCTTCGGCTCGGCTACCCAGGACATCGCCATCGACGCCTTCCGCATCGAGTCGGCGCCGGATGACATGCAGGCGGCCATGGCCTCGACCTATATCATCGGCTATCGCGGCGGGCTGCTGGCTGCCGGAGCCGGCGCCCTTTACGTCGCCTCCTGGCTCTCCTGGCAGGCCGCCTACCTGAGCATGGCGCTATTGGTCGGTGTTGGCGTAATCACGGTCCTGTTGCGCCCGGAACCCAAGCGCCTGTCGCTGACCACGCAGTTGATCCATGAGCCCCGTGTGCGAGCCTTCATCCGTGCCAGCCGTGGCAAGCCGCGCCTGTTGCGTCGCATGGGCGCCTGGCTGATCGGCGCGGTGGTCTGCCCCTTCACCGATTTCATTACTCGACACCGGCTCAAGGCGCTGTGGCTGCTGGTGTTCGTGGCCGTGTTTCGCATCAGCGACCTGGCCATGGCCTCGATGGCCAACCCCCTCTACATCGACATGGGCTTTTCGCTGGAAACCATTGCCAACGTCACCAACGTGTTCGGCATCGCCATGAGCATCGGTGGCGGCATTCTGGGCGGGCTGCTGGTGGCCCGCTACGGTATCGGCCCGATCCTTATACTGGGTGCGACAGCGGCTACCCTGACCAACCTGCTGTTCGCCGCCCTGGCGCTGGCTGGCCAGAGCCTGCCGATGCTGGTGATGGCCATCGTTGGAGACAACCTGGCCAACGGCCTGGCCAGTGCGGTATTCATTGCCTTCCTGTCGAGCTTGACCTCGCGCGCCTACACCGCGACCCAGTACGCCCTGTTCTCGTCGCTAATGACGCTGCCGGGCAAGTTCCTGAGCGGCTTCGGCGGGCTGGTGGTGGAGGCTCAGGGTTACGCCACTTTCTTCCTTATCTCTACGGCCCTGGGACTGCCTGCCATCGCGCTGGCTATCTGGATCAGCCGCGACAAGGAGCTGGTACCCACACCCACTCCTCGCGCGGCCTGA
- the rfaH gene encoding transcription/translation regulatory transformer protein RfaH, translated as MSHSERQPIEDKNDSLPRWYVVQCKGGESFRASEHLANQGYELFHPVLQVQKKRGGKLVWLDEPLFPHYLFIRLDRIASNWRPIRSTRGVLRIVTFGDRPLPVDDELVAMLREQGAQGQENVANVYFRAGEKVEITEGPFKDLQAVFASHKGDERAIVLLNLLNRQQQLEMPVANLRPRT; from the coding sequence ATGAGCCACAGCGAACGTCAGCCGATCGAAGACAAGAACGATAGCCTGCCGCGCTGGTACGTCGTTCAGTGCAAGGGCGGGGAGTCCTTCCGTGCCTCGGAGCATCTGGCCAACCAGGGTTACGAGCTGTTCCATCCCGTTCTGCAAGTGCAGAAGAAACGCGGTGGCAAGCTGGTATGGCTGGACGAGCCGCTTTTCCCCCATTACCTGTTCATCCGTCTCGACCGTATTGCCAGCAACTGGCGGCCGATCCGCTCGACTCGTGGCGTACTCCGGATCGTCACTTTCGGCGACCGCCCGCTGCCGGTCGACGACGAGCTGGTTGCGATGCTTCGAGAGCAGGGCGCGCAAGGACAAGAGAACGTCGCCAACGTTTATTTCCGCGCCGGCGAGAAGGTAGAGATCACCGAAGGGCCGTTCAAGGATCTGCAGGCGGTCTTTGCCAGTCACAAGGGCGACGAGCGTGCAATCGTGCTGCTCAACCTGCTCAATCGCCAGCAGCAACTGGAGATGCCCGTAGCGAATCTGCGCCCGCGGACGTGA
- a CDS encoding FKBP-type peptidyl-prolyl cis-trans isomerase, giving the protein MNIAPQRVVTLHYVLSDEQGQVLDDSRARAKPLEYLHGHDNIMAGLEQCLTGQQPGARLSVTLPPTEAYGERNDNLIQEVGRGAFPHDDLAPGMRFQTPGDDGPQIVTVLEVRDDSVVIDTNHPLAGHTLSYALEVLDVREASRAELAKGHPLPAGVEPSQVEDRKAP; this is encoded by the coding sequence ATGAATATCGCTCCGCAGCGGGTCGTGACCCTGCACTATGTACTCAGCGACGAACAGGGCCAAGTGCTGGACGACTCGCGGGCACGCGCCAAACCACTCGAGTACCTGCATGGCCATGACAATATCATGGCCGGCCTTGAGCAATGCCTGACGGGCCAACAGCCCGGCGCGCGATTGAGCGTTACGCTGCCGCCCACAGAGGCCTATGGCGAGCGCAACGACAACCTGATCCAGGAGGTTGGCCGCGGCGCCTTCCCTCATGACGACCTGGCGCCCGGTATGCGCTTCCAGACCCCCGGCGACGACGGCCCTCAGATCGTCACGGTGCTAGAAGTGCGTGATGACTCGGTAGTGATAGACACCAACCACCCTCTGGCCGGGCATACCCTGAGCTATGCGCTGGAAGTGCTCGACGTGCGCGAGGCGAGTCGCGCCGAACTGGCCAAGGGGCATCCGCTTCCTGCGGGTGTCGAGCCGTCCCAGGTCGAGGATCGCAAGGCTCCCTGA
- the ccoM gene encoding cytochrome c oxidase subunit CcoM, producing MYWDDAVVFGLVTVAMMVAFMAGWIGFVIRDHRRKRKH from the coding sequence ATGTACTGGGATGATGCAGTAGTTTTCGGGCTGGTAACCGTCGCAATGATGGTCGCTTTCATGGCAGGTTGGATCGGCTTCGTGATTCGCGATCATCGTCGCAAGCGCAAGCACTGA
- a CDS encoding lytic transglycosylase domain-containing protein, translating to MKRPWCLPKASSNSCASEPGRNRRLAAVLLIAASLFGAQPSSAQEQGENTDDRETGFLDAFPVALQYSAAQRVRVEPETPASLRQTLDTLVTTPPSPEQVWAARQWMTQMEPRLARFVRDEALRGEMLTRVYHEARLAGLSPEIVLALIQVESAFQPEAVSSAGAVGLMQIMPFWIRELGRSADDLMDPWLNLRYGCTILAHYLAVERGDLTRALARYNGSLGQTWYPERVMRAWTDNWWVGR from the coding sequence GTGAAGCGACCATGGTGCCTGCCGAAAGCATCGTCGAATTCCTGCGCGAGCGAACCGGGGCGTAATCGCCGGCTGGCCGCGGTGTTGCTGATCGCGGCCAGCCTGTTTGGCGCCCAACCCTCTTCCGCACAGGAACAAGGCGAGAATACCGACGATAGAGAAACAGGCTTTCTCGACGCCTTTCCCGTTGCCTTGCAATATTCTGCCGCCCAGCGAGTACGGGTGGAACCCGAAACGCCCGCCTCGCTGCGCCAGACCCTCGATACGTTGGTGACTACACCGCCCTCGCCGGAACAGGTATGGGCGGCACGCCAATGGATGACCCAGATGGAGCCCAGGCTCGCACGCTTCGTGCGCGACGAGGCGCTGCGCGGCGAGATGCTGACCCGCGTCTATCATGAGGCTCGGCTAGCCGGTCTGTCTCCCGAGATCGTCCTTGCGCTTATTCAGGTTGAGAGCGCCTTTCAGCCCGAGGCCGTGTCGTCAGCCGGCGCCGTGGGGCTGATGCAGATCATGCCGTTCTGGATTCGCGAGCTGGGCCGTAGTGCCGACGACTTGATGGACCCCTGGCTCAACCTGCGCTATGGCTGCACGATCCTCGCCCATTACCTGGCCGTCGAACGCGGGGACCTCACCCGTGCACTGGCTCGCTATAACGGTAGCCTGGGCCAGACCTGGTATCCCGAACGGGTGATGCGGGCCTGGACCGATAACTGGTGGGTCGGACGCTGA